The segment attaataGCAACAACAAAGTCTTGAAGATTTAAAAGATACTGACATATACATTAACGTCAGAGTGTTGGCTTATTTTAGCATCttttaaatcttcattttGGACTTTTGTTTagcttataaattataatatagattAGGTTTGTCAGTGTGATTTGattaacaatttttctataaaactATTGGAATGTTAAcgatatttttaacaatgaaatttgtcgatttagaaaaaaaattaaacatgcgttatttttattgtatatacacAAGAAAgtaaattgtttgttttgCTATTTTCAAagtcaatgaaatatttataaattaaaactcgttgatgaaaataaaataatacaagaatGACAATTCAATGACtgaataaagttgaataaacaACTGtacaaatacataaattacattttaaaatttaacataattaCTTGAGAAAATAACATGCGTTACTGTTAAAAATTCCTCAACTATTTATTGTTTCGAATATACACAtctattaattgtttttttcttttaatttaaaacaaaataaaaatcagtttgttttttttttagtttataaatatatataaacattgaaaatatatttattttttaagtaaaaaaaaaagttgatttcATGCATCATAAAGCttgcaacaaatattattattactataatatttttttgtttaaaaaaaaaaaaaaatgtttactgTGAGtttgactaatttttttttcaatataatatcactatattatttatatatagtggTTACATTACAGACATAAAACTAGACTCTTGGCATAACGCCCCATTTGTATAGATGTTGACGTGAGAGCACTCTAAATCGTTTCGGGAATTTCATCAAAGCATCCACTATATAAAGTGACGACAAAATTCTGACCATCTAAACTTttactatgtttttttttatttaaattatattttgttttaatttttttttttttatttcatgcgATTTAAAATAGTTTGTTTCGATTTTGAAATAACTTTGTCATTTTGAGAATTTCATTGTGGTAATCATCATAtatggtatttaaaaaataaaataaaatttcataattttattgtaaaaatcatgaatgaatgaaaaaaaacaataaatttttatttatcaataaaaaaatattgaatagcAACATAATTTTGATACCAACACacagtgtatttttttcagcTGAATGTACATCAAAGATCATTAGAAGCAGCAGGATTAGAATTATGTGCTGTTAGTGGAAGTGTACCTCAAGGACAGCCAAGTAGTGCTGGTTCAGTTGGATCAGCACCTAGTCCAGCATCCCCTAGACAAACACCTCAATCAAGAATTCCCTTAGCAACAACTTCAAGTCAACCTTCAAGAAATCTTGATGATGATAGATCAGTAGAtggtaattaaatatatatcttttaattataattatatattttaagatttttctatatattgaattgttaatttataggTATTGGTGGTACGACAGCTGATGATTCAGATGATGGTGAAAGCAGGGCACAATATGTTAATGCAAATTGTGTTGTTTTTACACACTACCGAGGTGATGCAGCGACGGAAGTTGAAGAACACTTTCAACGTGCTTTAGCTCATGACAAAATCAAaggttaatttttattttaattttattaatatattgtttataaaactgtactttttatttgttaaaaaatttcatatttgcTGCAGtctttatactttttttattatttataactctattgtaattttttttgcttgaatTAATGATTGATTTATGCAGgtatattattacatatttaatttaccagaaacttttttttttttgttgttatattatatttgattagCAGCTATAATTCGTAACTATAATAGCTgttgaatgataaaatatatatccggAATATATCACACACAAAGATAAATGCCATTCggatgtatgtatatatattttttttttcttcttcatggGGTATAAGTAAGAAAAATTCATGATGAACAAAACCGTCATGATCAGAATTTTAACAGCCATCTGTAAAACTGAGTAATAAAGTGCACACCATTAGCTTTGACACCGCTAACAAGCACAATAAGAATTGTAACGTCCGTGCTTTGAGAGTTAAAATCTTTGAGGTTGAAAAATCaaggtattaaaaaataaaaaaaaactcagcatatatatatcaatagtcaatacatatatataaagtagAGAAGCCAAgcaaaaggaaaataaaaaaaagcttataagaattgaaaagaaaatgaggaaaaaaaaattaaaccaaaggaaaataaaaactttacaCAGAGTGTCACACAAGTATAAGAGTTTGGCAAGAAATCAGCAGTGGTGACTATATTGGTATATCGTTAAAACCACATTTATTCCATCAACAAATTTAAGATAAGTTTAGTTCACTAGCCTGATTAGAATTCAAGACGGCATCGACCTAATTGTTACGTGTCTTGGAGTCTGCTTATACCAACTCTACAGTACTTtcagaatatatttttctctttcatttactttattttattttatttttttgtgtatcaAAGTATATACTTTTCATTtgagtgatttattttttacaagagtaacaataatatattcattttattataatgaaatgtGCATAAACTTATGCCAGTTGAAGATTGAGAGCTTTCACGTAAAACTTGAACAAAACCAAGAAGTAAAAACATgcgtgtataaaaaaaaatgtattggttttttttttttttatattttcacagCGGTttctagtttatttatttattgccagtgaaaattttatattaatatattatttattagcgCAAAATAACgctagaaaaatatataaaagtttttattttatttttgatatttaattgaaaaatttattaatataatgctgataaaataaataaaattaatgataaaaaaaatattatttaaagtcaGTGAAATTGAGCATGGTGTTACGCATTGTAAAGTCAAATTAACACCCGTATGAAACAGTAGTGGCAAAATGTCAGTGAGCCAAAGACAAAAATGACAGAAAGAGCAATTACTTGACATGCTGTGTCGTGTTATGTTCCGTCAAGTTGCATACATACTAATACCCTTTTTATCTTGTCCAACACCCAGTcgtttcattttaaatatccGTGTTAAAAAACTCCCCAAGTAAATAAGTTATACACGtgcatatattatatacaaatatcaTAATCCTTTGAAAAGTACATAGTTGCactcattcaaaaaaaacaagtattagttttttttttttctttttttaaagtaaGATAAGTTGCAAGCAATgcaaatcatcatcaaaatgacATTCATACATAccaagctttaaaaaaaaaaaaactaaaaatgctCCAAATAGGTATAACGAGCCATGCAGTCGCGCCACAACATTAATCTAGCCACTGAGATTTTCCTACTTCTTTATACATTAACTATATATGAAAGTTGGCATTTGACGAATCGTCTTGTTGTATGTCTAAGCATAACCATCATCCTTAGTgccgaaatattttttatatagttgCAAAAACTTTTGGCTCAATGCCACATGAAACAACGCGTGTACCAAGACACATCAACAATAACGAGAACAACCATGAATCATTCTGTCATAGAGGCACttggaattattaaaaaaaaaaaaatgatttttatatgaaatcaattttatactattataaatatatagtaattatatatttgaatgaaatattaatttataaaaatagacaATTCATTTGTCTACGAGAAAAATTAGATttagttttttgaaatttaaatattcttgtttgaaaaaatgattCGATAATAGACtgtttactccaaaaaaaaagtcttctattatataaaaaaatttatttagaaaatccttttttatttaaatatccaCACCCTAAAGTTGTTGGgttatttatttgaacaaaaataatattaaaagcaacaattgtaaaataaacgatgattcttgtattttaaattttttatatgtaactCTCATTAATAAAACGACTTTCtctgttttatattatacacATACAAAAAGCTTAAATATAccaatttattagaaaaaaaataaataaataaagtaaaagaaGAAAGAACCGACTGTGCGCTGAGTAATATCGACACTGTTTCTTTAATTgcgttaataaataaagagttGCGGCTGTTGACTTgtgagatatatataaaagtaaatataataacaataataaataatataaacaatataataaatataataataaattataatgattaagTCAAAAAAAGCCATGatagtattattttgtttaaaccaaaaataaattgcaatatTCAAAGTGTGATAGttaatatacacatatatataaattttgtatttttttttctcttttatatattCGATTCGAAATGGTTTGTTGAAAGctatatgtatgtgtgtttGTTAACGTAAAAGGTGGAAAGCCAATCGCCAAGATTGCCCTGTGCTTGAGCCTTTCGCACCAACAAGACTTCTGAAGCATATTTCAAGCTGGACCCTTCCTCGTTTACCAACCAGTGAAGAAAAGAATATCCCCGCAATACTCTCTCAAAGACCTGCATTCCATCCGTGGGAAACAATGTGGACTGCTGGACTTCTTGGTTCCTCTGGACGTGTCGCACTATTCGCTGCCTTTTGCTTATACTCTTTTGGCGGATTACAATATCCGATGCGTCATCAATCtcaaagaaaaagaataaaaaaaaaaaaacaaaaattaaaaataaatcaatgaaattaaaGAGAAAAGAAGTCAAGGTTTATGGGCTTTGATGTTTAAACCACGCTTCTAACGATAATGTTCGATAGCTATGCAACAAagacaatatatattgaaacgGGTTAGATTATATCGCCGGAAGAAGCGGTTGAGTTTTTTGGTTGTttgtcagaaaaaaaaaaatagaataggAAAGAGAGAAATCTTCGAAAATTTTATGGCTTGAGAAAGACCATCGTGGACCCAACTTGTAAAACATGCATCACGATATCCCGTGAGATCTTTTTAACGTATAgactttacaaaattttaacaaattcttGATTTTAACCAGTAAATCAGAAGCCgcagttttttattatttttttaaattttatttctttgtttatttttatacatattagtatattatttattttttaattgtttttttattttaatttttttttttagaaaatgtaCCAATGTCAACGAGAAATTTTCCACCGTCTTTTTGGAATAGTCAACATCCTGGAGACGTTTATGAATATCCAACAGATCCATGGCATTCTCATTATCCTCAGTATCATCACAGgtgcaaaataaattcatcaaattgataataaacattttaaaaattctaatcattgaattaaaaaaaaaaatttatgatgtatttttattagagCGGTTCATGAGTACCATCATCACAATATGGCGGCAGCCGCAAGTTACGGTGGTCTTTTGTTGGGCGGCGCCAGGAGTCTTGGACATCATTCATCTCATCATGCTGCTCATCATGCACATGCTGCTGCATCTTACAAAGACTGGAGTACTCCAACACCATCGCAGTCACTTGTTGACGCCTCAAGTGCGCCCCCTTATCCTCATGGTCCCTACGCACCCTTAACTGGTAAGTATTGGAGCTAAAATTAATccaataaatatgataattttattttaaatttattctcaggtttattatcgataaaaattatggacagttgaatttaaaaaaacaatgagacaataatattttcagaATCAATTAAAAGCCCAAAACAAAAGGATACTAAatcataaacaataatttttttgttttaaaacaaGAAAAGTTATCATAACAATATCTATCAAAACCCCATATGTCCATGTGAATATTTTTAGTCATCAATTGTGtcttattataatttcaaattttaaaaatatagctgcCAGTTTGTCTTTACCACAATATgttttcaaaaagaaaaaaaaattggtaagcCGAATGTCACATCTATTGACATATGTCCAtatgaacatttttatataatataattgcttttaattattttatattttcatgaatattacaattatttgaacAACCATATGTTTCAATGTATATAAAAGTTGACTCATGTCAAAAGCTCTCGAAATTTTAACAGACCAACATCACCCCAGTATAGTTTATCAAGTTCAAATTTTTACCTGagataaattaaagaaattaatataatatacccATCATAATTAGAAGCTTTTATGTATtatgttgttttaaataaagcGGTATTGGCCCCATTttcctaataaaaaaaaaccataaaaatataCCCAAAATTTCCAATAATTCCAATTcaccaaaaaaacaaaaaatatatcagcaataataaataaataaattgtaaatctacatatatatgatatatataagtttcaaaaaaaaaggaaaaaaaaaaaaagaatgggGTTCATGTGAGCTATCTCATCGAGTCGGCAAGATCGCTACATTGAGATATTAAGAAAGACGCCGCACGACAATCGATCACCGATGATCGCTTTAAATTCGCGGGAACAAACATTTTGCCGCACTGTATATATGAAAACCTCTTTCAACAGTCACACATATATACTTCTATATAAACATaagacatatatttttcatttttattttatttaaaacaactttttttttttctcgtcattattaaaaatgtatatactgGCCTCTCTTTTTCTCGctggatttttttatataaatatatatatatctttgtgGCATCATGATATAACTTTAGTGATCTCGTATGGCAGAATGGTTTCTTGATAGTGAAACAAGGATAGAATGGCGGTCggttatattataaataaagagGACAACAAGAAACGAACGGGCGGTCCCTTAGATCCTGCAATTAATAAAAGCTTAATGGGGGCCCCGCGCGCCAACGGGTACCGATATCAATGCTACCATTCCCTTCTTCTACCAGTTTTGTCCTTTCCCTTTCTCacgtatatataaacatacacACAGTCACAATCAAAAATGATCGGTCCCAaagaacagaaaaaataaataaaataaaaacaaaaaagtatgCGATAAAGAGCGAGTCCTCGTAAAACATTTTGCTTTATCTTTGACTCTCTTTTGATCCTTTTCATTCTCTCGAAATTCATCTGTTGAGGTGCTTCAGACATATTCGCAAAAAGGCATCTTTTTCTTCCCCCTTTAATTCTTGTTGAGCACCCGCTTCTTCTTATCCCGATGATAAAcatttttgaagttttttttttaagacttTGGGTCTTTATTCTTCATCAATTTCAGACACAAGattgttgaaagaaaaatttttgccATGGGAAaaacttcaattttttaatttgaaattacatataaaaaaaaaaataaaaataataatttattattcaatatataaaatagaaataaacaataataaaaattttttattttttttttctatatgaaaaaaaataaaagtcataattaaaaatttaatttataaatgattgaTAATCCAATGGGGTTTATCAATCATCACAATTGTTAAATGTGATATTGAtctaatgtatttttttatttttatttttgttaaacagTGTATATTGGTATGtggtggtttttttaaaataacgacTTAATATCATAGTCAAGATTATCTGATCGATCAAGCTCCCCCGGGGTACAATGAGACTTAAGGCTGTATTGGGTAAATTATAGAAACCGGTTAGTCAACCGGGTGATGATCAAAAAAGTTGTCCTCAAGCacctttaatttttcttatcgCAATATGCTTGGACAGTTTTGTATATGTATGCACATGTACTGTATGGGATATATACAAACTCGCAAAGCGACCGACAAGAGAACAAAAGACCAAGTTGAATctgactttaaaaaaaaccaaatctTTATGAGGTGGGTGACTATTATATCCAACGtgtataacaacaaaaaaaatttcactgtACAAGTGTGAACGCATGTCAATTCTGCGCTATAGTGCgcgaatgaagaaaaaaaattttaaaaaaagtaaaaattaaataataaaaaaaccatagGGGAATAAATGACGAGTATAGAGgtaaaaagtatattaaaaatcacGATAATATTCAAAcagtgaatatttttaattttattattcaattgaaatttagttatatatatatttctcatGAACTCGGTTTGTTTGTCGGTCTATTTGTCtctcttggtttttttttcctcattacTTTGTTTTATCCATGGATTAAAACATtagtttatgtatatatacgcGTATATATAGTCACAGTAAAATGCAGCTGTTATTGCGCTGTCTGCAATATTCATTTCACAACATACAAAGACACGCCCCTATTTGTATATAACCACGCCTATGCCTTTGCTGCATACTGCTTTACTAtccgccttttttttttttttaattcaattttttttcttttttttttttactcaaaattttcatcatatttaatttttttttggtgcatGATTTTCATTTGAGatataatacaatataaattttaaaaaatatatcattaataggttgtatttaattttgaaagaaaattatttttaattattatatattaataattgttcatCAGTGTGACAGGAAGACAATAGACTCAAACGTGATTTGACgattggaaaatttattatgatcaatatttttgaagTAAAGTATTTCCTCGTTAttggaaatattattaaaactatcaaaaaataaaaatatgtttaattttaattttgaatataatggAAGAAAGTTGAAAATCGATATCAGTCACAAGGGTTCTATAGCGAGTATAATTTTCTTCTTGCGAGTGTCACTGATCCAACCCTTGGCAGCCATTCCTTCAACACTCTTTGACCCTCCCTCGATCCATATTTTCCCACACTAACATACACACAAACTCAAATACATATACGagcatttatatatacatatatagaatGAATAGCCCCATCAACACAAGAGAGTATATGTGCTCTTGGTTTtgcttgtaaatatatatatatctccaGTATATATTGTAGATGTAATTTAACTGACGCCAAAAAGGGCGTTTGGTAAAACCATCTCAATATCACTACGGACCCTCCATAGTTTGTCCAAAAGTTGTAACTTGTTTTCACTATACTATGTATGTGCGTGTGTATATATCTTTTTAACAATTCAACAACATCAGTGCCGACAACATCGTGTCTTCACGTTGACGTTGCAAGCGACAGCAACAGCACCCGTTTAGGTTTGCTGAAACACGACGTTGAGAGTAGTTTTCACGATACTGCTATTAGGTATAtatacgatatatatatatatccaaccAAACGGGTTCTTAAGAATTTGCTTAGTGGAATGCCGACAACGTTCACTATTTAACTGGCGTGCGCTACTGCTGATTTCTTATCCTTCCTTTCTCTTCGCGCGCTACTACTCTTTTAACTATCATCATGAGTGTATGATACTGGCACCTAgtcattcttgataaattatcattgaacttattttaaatgtatttttcatgCCTTTATAAATTAACCTTATCGTATATTTATCATACGGAAATCATCAATTCTTATATCAAACATTTAATGTATAGTTTGTTTCAAATTTTAAGTAGAGATTCTTCAACTTTACATACTATGACTTTGAAGAATAACTTTGtgtattgttatatatatagcaTATAGTATACTCTTGAGTAAACTTAATGTCAATCGGATTTCAATCAATTGCATTATGCTCAATTGAGTTTTGAAATTGTTGTGAACTTCAAAGTAACCTCTGACACCTGCAGTAATCAGTAGTGTATACTTTAAACTGGTCAGCCGTGAGTGAGTCGCATTTATCTGAggctataattttattgatgatgtgTGTGGAAGTTGACTagtttacattttaaaaataaccatCAACCTTGTCTACAATTGGCAGCATGCTGATCTAGCCAAgtcattattaacaaatgaaataaaaactatatattattgctatatatagctatatatatctatagatCTCTACCTATATATAATCATAGACAGTTGGTAAATCATCGAATGGTCTTCATATTTTTAGCACGCATTTAAGCTTTTAGCTTTTGGATTTAACACCATctcattttacaattttatcactATGTTTCACTGGTTTTCCATTCAATCATCACTACTACCAAAAACATGTACAGTCCTCCAGTACAGGAATAAGCTATTGCTTATATACGATGTCTTGATTTCATTTCACTTTTTGACTGGTTTCAAAATGAAACATATAGTATACTGTCAAGTGATACTTATGCGGCTAGATGTGATTTGTCTTGGTTTAGAACATTGCAAAGCAACAAAAGCTCCAGTGCTTTTTGATTTTCCAaggaatttaaatatataagctACGACATAGCTTCAGCTCAATGCAAAACCAATTTATCATCTTCTCAAGACATATACTATATTACCAAGAAATTATGTACGACCCACACCAATATACCTCTGTCATCGTACTTGACAACGATCGCCGtcgccaaaaataaaaaaagctcaaaacgGATTTTAATTCATCAGGAGAAAATATTCGATAGAGTATAaacaatgtaaattaattctcAACAAGTCAGatattctatttgtttttttattttttttaaagaatatatacatatgaaaatttataaatgtgctaaataatttattggcaTTTTCACATTGAGCTATACAATGTACAATAAATACGACAATTTTTATCAGGTTTTACGAGTGTTTACGGTATATATAGAAAGAAAACATTTGATGTTGGAAAATATAGGTACACAGTATTACTGCAAACAGAGGGATTGTTGATGCTCGTTTAGGCACTCACCAACTTGATACCACTTTACTGTATCTTTTACTCTGTCTTTTCACCGCTTAAAGACAAGTAATTATATAATTGCGTAAATTAACTTGAACAGAATAAATCAGCTGTCGTTTAAACGTGATTAAGTGAAATAAATTCCAATTACTGACGATGTTAAATACACCGCAATGGTTTCGACGtattttctgttatttttttacttgtatatatatactttttttttttttcacatcattcaatcgtatttttatttggattGGAATTTTGCTCTAGGcaaaatactatttatttttattcttggtacaaatcatcaatatcattgaCAAATTCAATATGACTttcatgaattatttatcaatgtcgTTTCCACACGTTTTTATTCGTGATCAAATGTACATACCACTTGTATACTCATAAGcatttgtgtgtgtgtaatacgcaacaacaaaaatatgaaGAGTGTGCAAAAATAACAGACATATtttcattacaaaataatgtatatGTTTATCTATTTTTGATAGACTAAATAGCTATTTTCATTGTCAATAAATTCCttgttaattgaaaatttacaatgaaaatgattttctttttttttttgatgcttgAGTACTGATAATGTTGTCACCACACTTTGAGTGTtgccaataaattatttatattgacaattaatttaacataattaaataattataattaattgttaattattattaacaatattaaaaatatattatcctttataaaaatagtttctttgaatttttaaattgttgtacgttggctataaaaaaaaaaaattctttcttTGTACATAAATGATTTATGAAAAGTTTTATGGAATGAAAAAAGTAGACCTCAATAAAACGTGAGACTTGGCAAAGATGCAATCACCTTGTTTTACGTGTTAGCTCTTTGCCGAAAACGATATTTGGTAAAGTTGAGTAAAAAAGTTGCTCAAAAGAATTGAATACCTTATTTTCAtgcaagtaaatttaattctctGTCATACATCTCGATATTCCGCATATAGTGGTTATAtagaatttacaaaataaaaaattaaattcaatcaaaattcatttattcaatttccttgtgaaaataaatttatttaaataattatatatacttaaaaggttatcatataaaattaaaaaattttgaacatttttattttaatttttattatttattgaatttacaataaatgttttttggtATAAAATCTGAATTAGAAAACGcagtgttttttaaaaaatagatgcATATATATGcaactttaaaaaaacattaggaAAATAATCAATGACTATTCGTGAGGTCAAGGAACTTTGTTCAAAGTAAATCTAAGGAAAGTTGTATAACTATCGTACCATGTTGGCACGCGACTTGAAAATGGCGACTTACAATATGACGTCATTGAAAGTATCGTGCAAaagagaaagataaaaaatattccaatgCGGCTCAGTGATGCAAACAAACTCATCCGGGGATGGCCAACCAAGCATTTCTATTGGTCAACAAGTATTGTTGGAGGGAGTGGCCGAATACAAGTAGCCCGTCACTATGTACAGCTACATCGATCTCTTCATAAAAGTCTTTGTCATATATGtgcttattttttgtttaagaaACAAGTCTATTtacttaacaattttaaatccaAATTAACGTCACTCAtacagaatatatatataataattgcattttctggaaaaaaaaaattcttgttcagatagagaagaaaaaattctgaaaatttaaaatatataatctgCAAAATAATCGATTgggaatatatataacaatttatataacagataaaagtg is part of the Aphidius gifuensis isolate YNYX2018 linkage group LG1, ASM1490517v1, whole genome shotgun sequence genome and harbors:
- the LOC122851893 gene encoding protein vestigial: MSCSEVMYQYYPYLYQRPPPPPHPSHSHAASHTHPHANPHTAHHSPARPAPFQPFSTATSTHQYDRLNVHQRSLEAAGLELCAVSGSVPQGQPSSAGSVGSAPSPASPRQTPQSRIPLATTSSQPSRNLDDDRSVDGIGGTTADDSDDGESRAQYVNANCVVFTHYRGDAATEVEEHFQRALAHDKIKENVPMSTRNFPPSFWNSQHPGDVYEYPTDPWHSHYPQYHHRAVHEYHHHNMAAAASYGGLLLGGARSLGHHSSHHAAHHAHAAASYKDWSTPTPSQSLVDASSAPPYPHGPYAPLTGLDPQVQDSKDLYWF